In Microbulbifer agarilyticus, the DNA window GAAGAAGATGGTTCCGAACTTCCATTTCGCGAATCAGGTGAACTTCCGCGACGCCATGGCCAAAGGTGCCAAGGCTCCGCATCAAGATGTGGCGCGTACCGCGGATGACCTGGCTGTACTGCAGTACACCGGTGGTACCACTGGTGTTGCCAAGGGCGCGATGCTGACCAACCGCAACCTGGTTGCCAACATGGAGCAGGTGCGCGAAGCACTGGGCGAATCCATGAAAGAGGGCGAAGAGTACTATGTTGCGCCTCTGCCTCTGTACCACATTTACGCCTTCACTATTCACTGCATGTGTCTGTTTACCACTGGTAACCACTCCCTGCTGATTCCTAACCCGCGGGATATCCCGGGCTTTGTGAAGACCCTGAAGGGAATTCGTTTTACCGGCTTCTGCGGCCTGAACACTTTGTTCAACGGCCTGATGCGCGACCCGGGTTTTGCCGATCTGGATTTCAGTAAGCTGCACACTACCTGTTCCGGTGGTATGGCGCTGACGCGTGCAACTGCTGAGAAGTGGGAGCAGGTGACTGGTTGTGTGGTAACCGAAGGCTACGGCATGACGGAAACTTCTCCGGTTGTTTGCTTCAACCCGGCGGAAGCGGTGCAGCTTGGTACCGTTGGTGTTGCGGTTCCGGCTACCGAAGTGAAGGTCATTGATGAGAATGGCAACGACTTGCCGAACAACACACCGGGCGAACTGTGTGTACGTGGCCCTCAGGTAATGAAAGGTTACTGGGAGCGCCCGGAAGCCACTGCGGAGACCATCGACTCCGAGGGATGGCTGAAGACTGGTGATATGGCGGTGATTCAGGACGACGGTTACATCAAGATCGTGGACCGTAAGAAAGACATGATCATTGTGTCTGGCTTCAACGTGTACCCGAATGAGATTGAAGACATCGTCAGCGCACACCCGAAAGTGACCGAGGCTGCTGCCGTAGGTATCCCGGATGAGCGCAGTGGCGAAGCGGTGAAGCTGTTTGTGGTGAAGGCGGATGCCTCTCTGACTGCGGACGAAGTCATCGCTTACTGTCGCGAAAACATGACCGCCTACAAGGTGCCCAGAAACATCGAGTTCCGCGAAGACCTGCCGAAAACCAATGTCGGCAAGATTCTGCGTCGTGAACTGCGTGATGAGGAGCTGAAAAAGACCGAGGCGGTAACCGCTTAAGTTTTTTCAGATCGATCCATGGCTGCTGTCACAGACAGTAGCCATAAAAAAAGCCCGCGAATTTCGCGGGCTTTTTTGTTTTCGGAATGGTTATCCGACTTGTTTATTTGCGGGTCTCGCTACTGGCATCGCGGGCCGCGCGAAACTCGTTCCCTTCATACCAGTTTGGCCAGTCGCGGCTGTTGGCGAGTTCGAGGCCGAGGTCCAGGCCGAGCGCCAGGTCCAGCGCCGCACCTTCAAGGTTCCACTCCGCATCGTACTCATCACCCGGTTTGTGGTAGGCATTTGCCAGGTAATCTTTACCTTTCTGTTGTGCCCACTCGCGGCCATGTTCGAAGCTGTCGGTACCGGAGGTAAAATACAGCATCGGTACGCCTTTCTTCGCCAGGCTGAAGTGATCTGAGCGGTAGAAGTAACCGCGCTCAGGGTGCTCTTCCGGTGCCAGATAGCGCGCTTGCTTCGCCGCGGCTTTCTCCAGCATCTTCTCCAGCTCGCTGCTCCCGTAGCCCATCACAACGACGTCGCGCATCGGACCGAGTACACCCATGGCATCGAAGTTAATACCGGCAACGGTTTTTTCCAGAGGAACAACCGGATTCGCTGCGTAGAATTTGGAACCCAGCAGGCCAGACTCTTCTGCAGTCACCGCGACAAATACCATGGAGCGTTCTGGTGCTTGCGGTTGCTTGGTTACCTGGTGGGCCATTGCCAGCAGGCCGGCGGTACCGGTGGCATTGTCTACCGCGCCATTAAAGATGTGGTCGTGGCCCTCTGTGTTTTCATTTACACCGAGATGATCCCAGTGGGCGGTGTAAATAATCGCTTCATCCGGGTATTTGCTGCCCTCGACTTTGGCAACGACGTTGCGCGAGTCGGAAGTACGCAATTCCTTCTTCAGGTCTACGCTGGCAGTTAAATTCATCGGCTTGGCCTGGAAGCCGCGCTGTTTGGCCGCTGCCATCTCTGCGTCAAAATCGAGGCCTGCGGCGGTAAACAGTGCCTTGGCTGCGTCATCGGTAATCCACGACTCTACTGCAACCCGGTCCGCGTTTTTGTCATCTGCAGCCAGGCTGATCTGAGCGCCGGACCAGCTGCCGCTGACGACTTCCCATGGGTAACCAGCAGCGCCCGTCTCGTGGATCACGATAGCGCCGTCTGCACCCTGGCGAGCCGCTTCTTCAAACTTGTAGCTCCAGCGACCGTAATAGGTCATGGCATTACCGTTGAACAGGTTTTTGTCCTGGGTTGCGTAGCCCGGGTCGTTAACCAGGATCACTGCGGTTTTGCCTTTCATATCCAGGCCGGCGTAATCATTCCAGTCGTTTTCCGGGGCGACAATTCCGTAGCCGACAAATACCAGT includes these proteins:
- a CDS encoding M28 family metallopeptidase, with product MQNPLPLQRLALPLALSSLIALGACSKQEATSATESAPQTAQNTTAESVAPTEASEKLAPEAASAPTLSAQEQTEISELAKDLHTHVAVLASDEFEGRAPASKGEELTINYLATEFEKLGLKPGAIDSDGNPSWFQKVPVVEMNIESTPLTIKGEGFEKSLAPLTDMVTFTQRQTPESQLKDSPLVFVGYGIVAPENDWNDYAGLDMKGKTAVILVNDPGYATQDKNLFNGNAMTYYGRWSYKFEEAARQGADGAIVIHETGAAGYPWEVVSGSWSGAQISLAADDKNADRVAVESWITDDAAKALFTAAGLDFDAEMAAAKQRGFQAKPMNLTASVDLKKELRTSDSRNVVAKVEGSKYPDEAIIYTAHWDHLGVNENTEGHDHIFNGAVDNATGTAGLLAMAHQVTKQPQAPERSMVFVAVTAEESGLLGSKFYAANPVVPLEKTVAGINFDAMGVLGPMRDVVVMGYGSSELEKMLEKAAAKQARYLAPEEHPERGYFYRSDHFSLAKKGVPMLYFTSGTDSFEHGREWAQQKGKDYLANAYHKPGDEYDAEWNLEGAALDLALGLDLGLELANSRDWPNWYEGNEFRAARDASSETRK
- a CDS encoding AMP-binding protein, with the translated sequence MDIERSILEVFTDATAKFADRPAFTCLGQTLTVGDIDRLSAQFTSYLQNHTNLKPGDRIAVQLPNVLQYPVAVFGALRAGLVVVNTNPLYTQREIKHQLNDSGAKALVVLANIADTAAAVVAETSVEQVIVSEIADLHPPLKRVLINTVAKHVKKMVPNFHFANQVNFRDAMAKGAKAPHQDVARTADDLAVLQYTGGTTGVAKGAMLTNRNLVANMEQVREALGESMKEGEEYYVAPLPLYHIYAFTIHCMCLFTTGNHSLLIPNPRDIPGFVKTLKGIRFTGFCGLNTLFNGLMRDPGFADLDFSKLHTTCSGGMALTRATAEKWEQVTGCVVTEGYGMTETSPVVCFNPAEAVQLGTVGVAVPATEVKVIDENGNDLPNNTPGELCVRGPQVMKGYWERPEATAETIDSEGWLKTGDMAVIQDDGYIKIVDRKKDMIIVSGFNVYPNEIEDIVSAHPKVTEAAAVGIPDERSGEAVKLFVVKADASLTADEVIAYCRENMTAYKVPRNIEFREDLPKTNVGKILRRELRDEELKKTEAVTA